Proteins from a genomic interval of Anolis sagrei isolate rAnoSag1 chromosome 1, rAnoSag1.mat, whole genome shotgun sequence:
- the CEP70 gene encoding centrosomal protein of 70 kDa isoform X2: MSSDSWSREEQEEWENVNKLLRHHGLRPLVTDKIVMDRQSSQEIRYALTTLVEETERQRKIVRGLIEDNRQLRDELRLERSRASRQEQRANDLDIILENIKHKIRQLEDESIANASQQHNQVKELQKDQQATQSKYNQLSEKLREREETIAYLEKELSRISTEEHQRLTRQKKMLRQFCKQAPRTHLDQQICSLIDSYESQINQIRKELSKYKRSPNHTEGRKEEEEEEFLKNTDATANYKALLMTQIIETKARNEQLLHENIHLKKEIEIRPTVQELRFYKHQVKKLEKTLKNIKPHENTEEENTKENRELTCNTGGDQLQEVSRKYLQVLSSIDSIIRSPRRAPLVMHMQRKGLRPSCITENEQECGFEHLPLTVEMWAEQLMALKNLHRSLKKLLLRLVPWHTVALQDNNEHVRVEDLQCLVDEISEEVDNAEKKNSVPSQHALYAIVSHFQKLFDVKSLNGIYPRMNEVYSKLGEMTNAMRNLRDLLELDASTPPSVLVNTVGKLCSLFNKDVTKQIEQLLGTQDIESIIYKLEEHDHFFPAFQALTEELLRILEVTNPTDIVPAVQRLKGKVQ; this comes from the exons ATGTCCAGTGATTCTTGGAGCAGAGAGGAG caagaagaatgggaaaatgtAAATAAGTTACTGCGACATCATGGTTTAAGACCCTTGGTAACAG ATAAGATTGTTATGGACAGGCAGTCTTCACAAGAAATTCGGTACGCATTGACAACATTAGTGGAAGAAACAGAGCGTCAACGGAAAATTGTTCGTGGCTTGATAGAAGACAATCGCCAGCTAAG agATGAACTGCGCTTGGAGCGAAGTCGGGCTTCTCGACAGGAACAACGAGCCAATGACCTGGACATCATTTTAGAAAATATCAAACACAAAATACGTCAGCTGGAAGATGAGTCCATAGCTAATGCTTCCCAGCAGCACAACCAAGTCAAAGAACTTCAGAAAGATCAGCAAGCTACTCAG TCAAAGTACAACCAACTATCTGAGAAATTACGAGAACGGGAAGAGACTATTGCCTATTTGGAAAAGGAGCTTTCTAGGATAAGCACAGAGGAGCACCAACGTCTtactaggcagaaaaaaatgttgcGCCAGTTTTGCAAACAAGCTCCAAGAACACACTTGGATCAACA AATTTGTTCCCTAATAGATTCCTATGAGTCGCAGATCAACCAAATCAGAAAAGAGCTAAG TAAATATAAGAGAAGCCCCAATCATACAGAAggcagaaaagaggaagaggaggaggaattccTGAAGAACACAGATGCCACAGCTAATTACAAAGCCTTGCTCATG ACTCAGATAATAGAGACAAAAGCCCGAAATGAGCAGCTCTTACATGAAAATATACATttgaagaaagagatagagattcG ACCAACTGTGCAAGAGTTAAGGTTTTACAAGCACCAAGTGAAGAAGTTGGAGAAAACACTGAAGAACATCAA GCCACATGAGAACACCGAAGAAGAAAACACCAAAGAAAACAGAGAACTTACATGTAATACAGGAGGAGACCAATTACAGGAAGTTTCCAGAAAATATTTGCAG GTGTTATCCAGCATTGACTCAATTATTAGAAGTCCAAGAAGAGCTCCTTTGGTGATGCATATGCAAAGGAAAGGGTTACGACCAAGTTGTATCACGGAGAATGAACAGGAATGTGGATTTGAGCATCTTCCTCTTACAGTCGAAATGTGGGCGGAGCAACTGATGGCTCTGAAG AACTTACACAGATCCCTGAAAAAACTGCTTCTGCGATTAGTACCTTGGCACACAGTAGCTCTGCAGGATAACAATGAACATGTTAGAGTTGAAGACCTTCAGTGTTTAGTAGATGAAATCTCTGAAGAAGTAGACAATGCAGAAAAG AAAAATAGTGTGCCTTCCCAACACGCCTTGTATGCAATTGTCTCTCATTTTCAAAAACTGTTTGATGTGAAGTCTTTGAATGGGATTTACCCTCGGATGAATGAAGTTTATTCAAAACTTGGTGAGATGACCAATGCTATGAGAAACCTACGTGATCTCTTGGAACTAG ATGCTTCAACCCCTCCCAGTGTCCTAGTGAACACGGTTGGAAAGCTCTGCAGTCTGTTTAACAAGGATGTGACCAAGCAGATAGAGCAGCTGCTGGGGACGCAGGACATCGAGAG CATTATCTACAAGTTAGAAGAACACGACCACTTTTTTCCAGCCTTTCAAGCTCTTACTGAAGAGCTGCTTCGCATTCTAG AAGTCACAAATCCGACAGATATAGTCCCTGCTGTGCAGAGGTTGAAAGGAAAAGTCCAATAA
- the CEP70 gene encoding centrosomal protein of 70 kDa isoform X1, whose product MSSDSWSREEQEEWENVNKLLRHHGLRPLVTDKIVMDRQSSQEIRYALTTLVEETERQRKIVRGLIEDNRQLRDELRLERSRASRQEQRANDLDIILENIKHKIRQLEDESIANASQQHNQVKELQKDQQATQSKYNQLSEKLREREETIAYLEKELSRISTEEHQRLTRQKKMLRQFCKQAPRTHLDQQICSLIDSYESQINQIRKELSKYKRSPNHTEGRKEEEEEEFLKNTDATANYKALLMSFQTQIIETKARNEQLLHENIHLKKEIEIRPTVQELRFYKHQVKKLEKTLKNIKPHENTEEENTKENRELTCNTGGDQLQEVSRKYLQVLSSIDSIIRSPRRAPLVMHMQRKGLRPSCITENEQECGFEHLPLTVEMWAEQLMALKNLHRSLKKLLLRLVPWHTVALQDNNEHVRVEDLQCLVDEISEEVDNAEKKNSVPSQHALYAIVSHFQKLFDVKSLNGIYPRMNEVYSKLGEMTNAMRNLRDLLELDASTPPSVLVNTVGKLCSLFNKDVTKQIEQLLGTQDIESIIYKLEEHDHFFPAFQALTEELLRILEVTNPTDIVPAVQRLKGKVQ is encoded by the exons ATGTCCAGTGATTCTTGGAGCAGAGAGGAG caagaagaatgggaaaatgtAAATAAGTTACTGCGACATCATGGTTTAAGACCCTTGGTAACAG ATAAGATTGTTATGGACAGGCAGTCTTCACAAGAAATTCGGTACGCATTGACAACATTAGTGGAAGAAACAGAGCGTCAACGGAAAATTGTTCGTGGCTTGATAGAAGACAATCGCCAGCTAAG agATGAACTGCGCTTGGAGCGAAGTCGGGCTTCTCGACAGGAACAACGAGCCAATGACCTGGACATCATTTTAGAAAATATCAAACACAAAATACGTCAGCTGGAAGATGAGTCCATAGCTAATGCTTCCCAGCAGCACAACCAAGTCAAAGAACTTCAGAAAGATCAGCAAGCTACTCAG TCAAAGTACAACCAACTATCTGAGAAATTACGAGAACGGGAAGAGACTATTGCCTATTTGGAAAAGGAGCTTTCTAGGATAAGCACAGAGGAGCACCAACGTCTtactaggcagaaaaaaatgttgcGCCAGTTTTGCAAACAAGCTCCAAGAACACACTTGGATCAACA AATTTGTTCCCTAATAGATTCCTATGAGTCGCAGATCAACCAAATCAGAAAAGAGCTAAG TAAATATAAGAGAAGCCCCAATCATACAGAAggcagaaaagaggaagaggaggaggaattccTGAAGAACACAGATGCCACAGCTAATTACAAAGCCTTGCTCATG tctTTTCAGACTCAGATAATAGAGACAAAAGCCCGAAATGAGCAGCTCTTACATGAAAATATACATttgaagaaagagatagagattcG ACCAACTGTGCAAGAGTTAAGGTTTTACAAGCACCAAGTGAAGAAGTTGGAGAAAACACTGAAGAACATCAA GCCACATGAGAACACCGAAGAAGAAAACACCAAAGAAAACAGAGAACTTACATGTAATACAGGAGGAGACCAATTACAGGAAGTTTCCAGAAAATATTTGCAG GTGTTATCCAGCATTGACTCAATTATTAGAAGTCCAAGAAGAGCTCCTTTGGTGATGCATATGCAAAGGAAAGGGTTACGACCAAGTTGTATCACGGAGAATGAACAGGAATGTGGATTTGAGCATCTTCCTCTTACAGTCGAAATGTGGGCGGAGCAACTGATGGCTCTGAAG AACTTACACAGATCCCTGAAAAAACTGCTTCTGCGATTAGTACCTTGGCACACAGTAGCTCTGCAGGATAACAATGAACATGTTAGAGTTGAAGACCTTCAGTGTTTAGTAGATGAAATCTCTGAAGAAGTAGACAATGCAGAAAAG AAAAATAGTGTGCCTTCCCAACACGCCTTGTATGCAATTGTCTCTCATTTTCAAAAACTGTTTGATGTGAAGTCTTTGAATGGGATTTACCCTCGGATGAATGAAGTTTATTCAAAACTTGGTGAGATGACCAATGCTATGAGAAACCTACGTGATCTCTTGGAACTAG ATGCTTCAACCCCTCCCAGTGTCCTAGTGAACACGGTTGGAAAGCTCTGCAGTCTGTTTAACAAGGATGTGACCAAGCAGATAGAGCAGCTGCTGGGGACGCAGGACATCGAGAG CATTATCTACAAGTTAGAAGAACACGACCACTTTTTTCCAGCCTTTCAAGCTCTTACTGAAGAGCTGCTTCGCATTCTAG AAGTCACAAATCCGACAGATATAGTCCCTGCTGTGCAGAGGTTGAAAGGAAAAGTCCAATAA
- the CEP70 gene encoding centrosomal protein of 70 kDa isoform X3, giving the protein MSSDSWSREEQEEWENVNKLLRHHGLRPLVTDKIVMDRQSSQEIRYALTTLVEETERQRKIVRGLIEDNRQLRDELRLERSRASRQEQRANDLDIILENIKHKIRQLEDESIANASQQHNQVKELQKDQQATQSKYNQLSEKLREREETIAYLEKELSRISTEEHQRLTRQKKMLRQFCKQAPRTHLDQQICSLIDSYESQINQIRKELSKYKRSPNHTEGRKEEEEEEFLKNTDATANYKALLMSFQTQIIETKARNEQLLHENIHLKKEIEIRPTVQELRFYKHQVKKLEKTLKNIKPHENTEEENTKENRELTCNTGGDQLQEVSRKYLQNLHRSLKKLLLRLVPWHTVALQDNNEHVRVEDLQCLVDEISEEVDNAEKKNSVPSQHALYAIVSHFQKLFDVKSLNGIYPRMNEVYSKLGEMTNAMRNLRDLLELDASTPPSVLVNTVGKLCSLFNKDVTKQIEQLLGTQDIESIIYKLEEHDHFFPAFQALTEELLRILEVTNPTDIVPAVQRLKGKVQ; this is encoded by the exons ATGTCCAGTGATTCTTGGAGCAGAGAGGAG caagaagaatgggaaaatgtAAATAAGTTACTGCGACATCATGGTTTAAGACCCTTGGTAACAG ATAAGATTGTTATGGACAGGCAGTCTTCACAAGAAATTCGGTACGCATTGACAACATTAGTGGAAGAAACAGAGCGTCAACGGAAAATTGTTCGTGGCTTGATAGAAGACAATCGCCAGCTAAG agATGAACTGCGCTTGGAGCGAAGTCGGGCTTCTCGACAGGAACAACGAGCCAATGACCTGGACATCATTTTAGAAAATATCAAACACAAAATACGTCAGCTGGAAGATGAGTCCATAGCTAATGCTTCCCAGCAGCACAACCAAGTCAAAGAACTTCAGAAAGATCAGCAAGCTACTCAG TCAAAGTACAACCAACTATCTGAGAAATTACGAGAACGGGAAGAGACTATTGCCTATTTGGAAAAGGAGCTTTCTAGGATAAGCACAGAGGAGCACCAACGTCTtactaggcagaaaaaaatgttgcGCCAGTTTTGCAAACAAGCTCCAAGAACACACTTGGATCAACA AATTTGTTCCCTAATAGATTCCTATGAGTCGCAGATCAACCAAATCAGAAAAGAGCTAAG TAAATATAAGAGAAGCCCCAATCATACAGAAggcagaaaagaggaagaggaggaggaattccTGAAGAACACAGATGCCACAGCTAATTACAAAGCCTTGCTCATG tctTTTCAGACTCAGATAATAGAGACAAAAGCCCGAAATGAGCAGCTCTTACATGAAAATATACATttgaagaaagagatagagattcG ACCAACTGTGCAAGAGTTAAGGTTTTACAAGCACCAAGTGAAGAAGTTGGAGAAAACACTGAAGAACATCAA GCCACATGAGAACACCGAAGAAGAAAACACCAAAGAAAACAGAGAACTTACATGTAATACAGGAGGAGACCAATTACAGGAAGTTTCCAGAAAATATTTGCAG AACTTACACAGATCCCTGAAAAAACTGCTTCTGCGATTAGTACCTTGGCACACAGTAGCTCTGCAGGATAACAATGAACATGTTAGAGTTGAAGACCTTCAGTGTTTAGTAGATGAAATCTCTGAAGAAGTAGACAATGCAGAAAAG AAAAATAGTGTGCCTTCCCAACACGCCTTGTATGCAATTGTCTCTCATTTTCAAAAACTGTTTGATGTGAAGTCTTTGAATGGGATTTACCCTCGGATGAATGAAGTTTATTCAAAACTTGGTGAGATGACCAATGCTATGAGAAACCTACGTGATCTCTTGGAACTAG ATGCTTCAACCCCTCCCAGTGTCCTAGTGAACACGGTTGGAAAGCTCTGCAGTCTGTTTAACAAGGATGTGACCAAGCAGATAGAGCAGCTGCTGGGGACGCAGGACATCGAGAG CATTATCTACAAGTTAGAAGAACACGACCACTTTTTTCCAGCCTTTCAAGCTCTTACTGAAGAGCTGCTTCGCATTCTAG AAGTCACAAATCCGACAGATATAGTCCCTGCTGTGCAGAGGTTGAAAGGAAAAGTCCAATAA
- the FAIM gene encoding fas apoptotic inhibitory molecule 1 isoform X1, translating into MASRDDNTDCEDDVSSDYSYLDRMTDLVAIWEVALSDGVHKIEFEHGTTSGKRVIYVDGKEVMRKEWMFKLVGKETFTVGASKTKATINIDAVSGFAYEYTLEIDGKSLKKYMENRSKTTNTWLLHLDGTDFRVVLEKDTMDVWCNGKKMETAGEFVEDGTETHFSIGKHSCCIKAISSGKRREGILHMLIVDDGEIPEALE; encoded by the exons ATGGCATCCCGCGATGATAATACTGACTGTGAAGATGATGTAAG CTCTGACTACAGTTACCTGGACAGAATGACAGATCTAGTGGCTATCTGGGAAGTAGCTTTAAGTGATGGGGTTCACAAAATTGAATTTGAACACGGTACTACCTCAGGAAAACGTGTGATATATGTGGATGGAAAG GAAGTAATGAGAAAAGAATGGATGTTCAAACTTGTGGGAAAAGAGACATTTACTGTTGGAGCATCCAAAACAAAAGCTACCATCAACATTGATGCCGTCAGTGGCTTTGCGTATGAATATACCTTGGAAATTGATGGGAAAAGCCTTAAGAAGTACATGGAGAACAGGTCAAAGACAACTAACACTTGGTTATTACACTTGGATGGCACAGACTTTAGAGTTGTGTTAG agaaagACACAATGGATGTTTGGTGCAATGGTAAAAAAATGGAAACTGCG GGTGAATTTGTCGAAGATGGGACGGAAACACATTTCAGTATTGGAAAGCACAGCTGTTGCATTAAAGCTATCAGTAgcgggaagagaagggaaggaattcTTCATATGCTGATTGTCGATGATGGAGAAATCCCAGAAGCTTTGGAATAG
- the FAIM gene encoding fas apoptotic inhibitory molecule 1 isoform X2, producing the protein MTDLVAIWEVALSDGVHKIEFEHGTTSGKRVIYVDGKEVMRKEWMFKLVGKETFTVGASKTKATINIDAVSGFAYEYTLEIDGKSLKKYMENRSKTTNTWLLHLDGTDFRVVLEKDTMDVWCNGKKMETAGEFVEDGTETHFSIGKHSCCIKAISSGKRREGILHMLIVDDGEIPEALE; encoded by the exons ATGACAGATCTAGTGGCTATCTGGGAAGTAGCTTTAAGTGATGGGGTTCACAAAATTGAATTTGAACACGGTACTACCTCAGGAAAACGTGTGATATATGTGGATGGAAAG GAAGTAATGAGAAAAGAATGGATGTTCAAACTTGTGGGAAAAGAGACATTTACTGTTGGAGCATCCAAAACAAAAGCTACCATCAACATTGATGCCGTCAGTGGCTTTGCGTATGAATATACCTTGGAAATTGATGGGAAAAGCCTTAAGAAGTACATGGAGAACAGGTCAAAGACAACTAACACTTGGTTATTACACTTGGATGGCACAGACTTTAGAGTTGTGTTAG agaaagACACAATGGATGTTTGGTGCAATGGTAAAAAAATGGAAACTGCG GGTGAATTTGTCGAAGATGGGACGGAAACACATTTCAGTATTGGAAAGCACAGCTGTTGCATTAAAGCTATCAGTAgcgggaagagaagggaaggaattcTTCATATGCTGATTGTCGATGATGGAGAAATCCCAGAAGCTTTGGAATAG